A genomic stretch from Penicillium digitatum chromosome 4, complete sequence includes:
- a CDS encoding Cytokinesis protein SepA/Bni1 gives MPSSQAEKPKQTSTGMSFFGRKLYKERPTEERYDNYAGSYDGLAPPGSAGGSRSSRHSKRSSIQSVDMTYDLDPSCIAQTSGVITSIPFESLPNDTRTPIPIDNTARPGSSRNEPSPNHLGKSGSDYHQYPTVTSTSAPNGNSGDRGARQQQQQQPVGRPGSSAASIGPNHHSSSIDSSSNSRTSLDQASIYSSVSSNTRGSSHFSSDNSSRTLTSSHSNDRTAMLPSSSSGRLSNAGSSYQIAAPAAAPRPQDNYLTRPKDDRIVDQLFLELMQKRGWQNLPEQAKRQMLSYPASKKWTLVHQDRLTELQGEQKRRQNARQTHGHEGLSGLLERADEEGSPEWYVKKVMDDSITSKQLASLSVSLRTQPISWVKAFVEAQGQIALTNVLLKINRRKASGPVPAPPTGDRDLDREYDIAKCLKGLMNNKYGADDALEHQNVLVALVSSLSSPRLNTRKLVSEVLTFLCHWGDGQGHQKVLQSMDKVKHDHNETGRFDAWMRIVEVTIDGRGKMGSLVGASEEYRSGGIGMENLLMEYAVSTMILINMLVDGAETDLQLRCHIRAQFTSCGIKRLLTKMEGFQYEVIDKQIERFRENEAIDYEDLLQREGSSMKDSIEGEVKDMSDPMQIVDAITSKINGSRSHDYFLSAMQHMLLIRENSGEEGLRMFQLVDAMLSYVAMDRRLPDLDLRQGLTFTVQSLLDRLHTDAEARRVYDESLEARQIAEAAIAERDEMRAQVELGAEGLVLKLQKQIEEQAGIIELQQRQNESFRAEVAEIQRLRALELQRNELETRELYLMLRDAQDIAAANARKGINSDTADAVDPSQMPGIMDRERLMERLERQLERTKTQFKLEGKVWGQLGPSDRLRELREKMEGERYDSEDFAETSRSHLEPGSMGSVYRNRSQIPTMKSTLEDEEDIPLDINGEPMYERSRLVGHRPRLDPAQASGLLGELASRVPRFDAEDPDVIEREHVPKLQNNGAATTAMLPPPPPPGGKAAPPAPPPPGVMALPPPPPPGGKILPPPPPPGGVALPPPPPPGGKVGLPPPPPPGGMALPPPPPPGGAKGVSGSLAPPPPPGGRVGLPPPPPGGKVGLPPPPPGGRVGLPPPPPPGGGGIAPPPPPIPGAKGLMIPPPPPPNGALGSGWRSPFMVGDVSPSTIHMPSIRPKRKLKALHWDKVDTPQVTVWASHAPTAKEKEEKYTELAKKGVLDEVERLFMAKEAKIFGASTGAKKRTAKKQIISNDLSKNFQIALSKFSQHPAEEVTRMIIHCDKDILDNNVVMDFLQRDEMCNIPENVAKLMAPYSMDWTGPGAATSDREQDPSEITREDQIYLYTAFELNHYWKARNRALAMTRTYEPEYEYISASLKEVSRVSESLRDSVSLMNVLGLILDIGNFMNDANKQAQGFKLSSLARLGMVKDDKNETTFADLVERIVRNQYPEWEGFSEEIGGVIGLQKVNVDQLRTDAIKYIGNIKNVQSSLDAGNLSDPNKFHPQDRVSQVVQRSMKDARRKAEQLQLYLDEMVKAYDDIMVFYGEDNADENARRDFFAKLSAFLVEWKKSREKNISLEESRKRTEASLARKRINVNLANNTPVVEAAQSPASSGAMDSLLEKLRAAAPQARDQRDHRRRLRLRKQHNVRATSDPKPPPETGGPDESADAAEIKADGENNDENGLLSPPATADEDSKQETHVSEGEDVADRAASLLLGLRSNSDAGGGERQRRRRESADEERRNRRMRRRNPATSGSKDSADGSGGLATVQEPASPEHPEQTDSVITDDQQLPSPPNESQHPPSIVVSEQGDPLSQDPSIDGSPHKSTDLSD, from the exons ATGCCAAGTTCACAAGCCGAAAAACCCAAGCAAACCTCAACTGGAATGTCATTCTTCGGACGAAAATTGTACAAAGAGAGACCGACCGAGGAACGATACGACAACTATGCCGGTTCCTACGATGGCCTGGCCCCTCCAGGAAGCGCCGGAGGCTCACGCTCGTCCCGCCATTCGAAGCGATCTTCCATTCAATCTGTCGACATGACCTATGATTTGGATCCTAGTTGTATCGCACAAACCTCTGGCGTCATCACATCTATTCCCTTCGAAAGCCTCCCCAACGACACCAGGACCCCGATTCCAATCGACAACACGGCCCGCCCTGGCTCATCACGCAACGAGCCTTCGCCCAACCATCTGGGAAAATCTGGAAGTGACTATCATCAATATCCGACTGTGACATCCACGTCTGCGCCGAATGG TAACTCTGGCGATCGAGGTGCCAGacaacaacagcaacagcaaccaGTGGGACGACCAGGCAGCTCCGCAGCGAGCATTGGACCTAATCACCACTCTTCTTCTATTGATTCGTCCTCCAACTCCCGTACCTCTCTCGACCAAGCTAGCATCTACTCCTCCGTTTCTTCGAACACGCGCGGTTCAAGCCACTTCTCCTCGGATAATTCCTCTCGCACTCTCACGAGCTCGCACTCGAATGACCGAACTGCCATGCtccccagctccagctcGGGCCGCTTGTCAAATGCGGGATCCTCCTACCAGATCGCTGCACCGGCCGCTGCCCCCCGGCCACAAGATAACTACCTCACTCGACCGAAAGATGACCGAATTGTGGACCAGCTGTTCTTAGAGCTGATGCAGAAGCGAGGGTGGCAAAACCTTCCTGAACAGGCCAAACGGCAAATGTTGTCGTACCCCGCATCAAAGAAATGGACTTTGGTACATCAGGATCGCTTGACAGAGTTGCAAGGCGAGCAAAAAAGACGACAAAATGCGCGACAAACTCATGGACATGAGGGCCTGTCTGGTTTGCTTGAACGTGCCGACGAAGAAGGTAGCCCAGAATGGTACGTGAAGAAGGTGATGGATGACAGCATTACATCCAAGCAGCTCGCTAGTCTGAGTGTCAGCTTGCGGACACAGCCAATCAG CTGGGTGAAAGCCTTTGTTGAAGCCCAAGGTCAAATCGCTTTGACCAATGTTCTCTTGAAGATCAACAGAAGAAAAGCTTCTGGTCCAGTTCCGGCTCCCCCAACAGGCGATAGAGATCTAGACCGGGAGTATGATATCGCCAAATGTTTGAAAGGTCTCATGAACAACAAGTATGGCGCAGACGACGCTCTAGAGCATCAAAATGTGCTAGTTGCACTCGTCAGCTCGTTATCATCGCCACGTCTCAATACTCGAAAACTTGTCAGCGAAGTCCTCACTTTCTTGTGCCACTGGGGTGATGGACAAGGCCACCAAAAAGTTCTGCAATCTATGGACAAGGTCAAACATGATCATAACGAAACCGGCCGCTTCGACGCGTGGATGCGTATTGTTGAGGTCACCATCGACGGCCGTGGAAAGATGGGAAGTCTGGTCGGTGCCAGTGAAGAGTACCGCAGTGGAGGCATTGGCATGGAGAACCTCCTTATGGAGTACGCAGTCTCTACCATGATTCTCATCAATATGCTAGTTGACGGAGCAGAAACGGACCTGCAGCTGCGTTGCCATATTCGCGCCCAATTCACATCATGTGGAATTAAGCGTCTGTTGACGAAGATGGAGGGTTTCCAGTATGAGGTTATTGACAAGCAAATCGAGCGGTTCCGCGAGAATGAGGCCATCGATTACGAAGACCTTCTCCAGCGGGAGGGCAGCAGCATGAAGGATAGTATCGAGGGCGAAGTCAAGGATATGAGTGATCCCATGCAAATCGTTGATGCAATCACGTCCAAAATCAACGGCAGCCGGTCGCATGACTACTTCCTCTCAGCCATGCAGCATATGCTTCTCATCCGCGAGAACTCCGGCGAGGAAGGGCTGCGTATGTTCCAGCTGGTAGATGCCATGCTGAGCTACGTGGCCATGGACCGGAGGTTGCCCGatcttgatcttcggcaGGGTCTGACCTTTACCGTGCAGAGTCTGCTAGACCGGCTGCACACTGATGCTGAGGCAAGACGGGTTTATGATGAGTCGCTCGAGGCCCGGCAGATCGCCGAGGCTGCCATAGCTGAGCGCGATGAGATGAGAGCACAGGTTGAGCTTGGAGCAGAAGGCTTAGTCTTGAAACTGCAAAAGCAAATCGAGGAACAGGCTGGTATCATCGAGCTGCAACAACGGCAAAATGAATCCTTCAGGGCCGAGGTTGCCGAAATACAACGACTGCGTGCTTTGGAATTGCAGCGCAATGAGCTGGAAACCCGAGAACTATATCTCATGCTCCGAGATGCCCAGGACATCGCTGCTGCCAATGCCCGAAAGGGCATCAACTCTGACACGGCGGACGCAGTTGATCCATCCCAGATGCCCGGCATTATGGACCGCGAACGACTCATGGAACGTTTGGAGCGTCAGCTTGAGCGGACTAAGACCCAGTTCAAGCTGGAGGGCAAGGTCTGGGGCCAGCTTGGACCGTCTGATCGACTCCGTGAGCTGCGTGAGAAGATGGAAGGCGAAAGATATGACAGTGAGGACTTTGCTGAAACTTCCCGCTCACACCTCGAGCCTGGTTCTATGGGATCTGTTTACCGCAATCGCAGCCAAATCCCTACGATGAAATCGACgctggaagatgaggaggacATCCCACTAGATATCAATGGCGAGCCGATGTACGAGAGGTCTCGTCTGGTGGGGCATCGTCCTCGTTTGGACCCTGCCCAGGCTAGCGGGTTGCTAGGCGAGCTTGCTTCTAGGGTTCCTAGGTTCGATGCTGAAGATCCCGATGTCATAGAAAGGGAACATGTACCCAAGCTGCAAAACAATGGAGCTGCTACAACGGCCATGCTgcctcccccccctcctccaggaggcaaggctgctccTCCGGCACCACCGCCGCCGGGAGTTATGGCCCTTCCCCCACCTCCGCCGCCAGGAGGCAAGAttcttccccctccccctccccccggGGGCGTCGCTCTTCCACCGCCGCCTCCCCCGGGTGGAAAAGTTGGTCTGCCTCCTCCCCCACCGCCTGGCGGAATGGCTCTCCCACCGCCTCCTCCGCCAGGTGGTGCCAAGGGTGTTTCTGGATCGCTGGCCCCACCTCCGCCCCCCGGTGGGCGAGTTGGGTTGCCTCCGCCGCCCCCCGGTGGGAAAGTTGGGTTGCCTCCGCCGCCCCCCGGTGGGCGAGTTGGATTGCCTCCGCCGCCGCCTccaggtggtggtggaatcgctcctccgcctcctcctATTCCTGGAGCCAAGGGCCTGATGATCCCCCCGCCTCCACCCCCCAACGGTGCCTTGGGTTCGGGCTGGAGGTCGCCATTCATGGTTGGAGATGTTTCGCCCTCTACAATCCACATGCCATCCATTCGACCTAAGAGGAAGCTTAAGGCTCTGCATTGGGACAAGGTCGACACTCCTCAAGTGACTGTTTGGGCTAGTCACGCACCGACTGCcaaggagaaggaagagaaataTACCGAGCTTGCTAAGAAGGGTGTTTTGGACGAGGTTGAGCGATTGTTCATGGCCAAAGAAGCGAAGATCTTTGGGGCTAGCACTGGTGCGAAGAAGCGCACGGCCAAGAAACAGATTATCTCAAACGACCTGTCCAAGAACTTCCAAATTGCTCTGTCCAAGTTCTCTCAACACCCGGCCGAGGAGGTGACTCGCATGATTATTCATTGTGACAAGGACATTCTGGATAACAACGTTGTCATGGATTTCTTGCAAAGAGACGAAATGTGCAATATACCGGAGAACGTCGCCAAGCTTATGGCACCCTACAGTATGGATTGGACGGGCCCTGGAGCTGCTACCTCCGATCGTGAACAGGATCCCTCTGAGATCACTCGCGAAGATCAGATCTATCTCTACACTGCATTTGAACTAAATCACTACTGGAAAGCAAGAAACAGAGCACTTGCAATGACCCGCACCTACGAACCAGAGTACGAGTACATCTCCGCAAGCCTAAAAGAAGTCTCACGAGTCAGCGAATCCTTGCGGGACTCTGTGTCATTGATGAACGTACTCGGTCTGATTCTCGACATTGGAAATTTCATGAACGACGCCAACAAGCAGGCACAGGGTTTCAAGCTGAGCTCCCTCGCCCGGCTGGGTATGGTGAAAGACGACAAGAATGAAACTACCTTTGCCGATCTGGTCGAGCGTATCGTGCGCAACCAGTACCCAGAGTGGGAGGGCTTTTCCGAGGAGATCGGTGGTGTCATTGGCCTGCAAAAGGTTAATGTCGATCAGCTCCGCACTGACGCTATCAAGTACATTGGCAACATCAAGAACGTACAGTCGAGCTTGGATGCTGGTAATCTGAGTGATCCTAACAAATTCCACCCTCAAGATCGCGTCAGCCAAGTTGTCCAGCGGTCCATGAAGGATGCTAGACGGAAGGCTGAGCAGCTGCAGCTTTACCTGGATGAGATGGTGAAGGCATATGACGACATCATGGTCTTTTACGGTGAAGACAACGCAGACGAGAATGCTAGACGGGACTTCTTTGCTAAGTTGAGCGCGTTCTTGGTCGAGTGGAAGAAATCCAGGGAGAAGAACATATCTCTGGAAGAATCCAGAAAGCGTACAGAAGCATCCCTCGCTCGCAAGAGAATCAATGTCAATCTCGCCAACAACACTCCCGTCGTAGAGGCAGCGCAATCGCCTGCCTCAAGTGGTGCCATGGATTCTTTACTTGAGAAATTGCGTGCTGCAGCACCTCAAGCCAGGGATCAACGAGACCACCGCCGTCGTCTTCGTCTAAGGAAGCAGCATAACGTCCGCGCAACTTCGGACCCCAAGCCACCACCTGAAACGGGTGGGCCAGACGAAAGCGCAGATGCTGCCGAAATCAAAGCTGATGGCGAAAACAATGACGAGAACGGTCTTCTCAGCCCTCCAGCCACCGCAGATGAAGACAGCAAGCAGGAAACTCACGTTTCTGAAGGCGAAGATGTTGCCGATCGTGCCGCCAGCCTGCTTCTTGGTCTGAGAAGTAATTCCGATGCAGGCGGTGGCGAGCGCCAGAGACGGAGAAGAGAGAGCGCAGATGAAGAGCGGCGTAACCGTCGCATGAGACGTCGCAATCCCGCGACAAGCGGGAGTAAAGATAGCGCGGATGGCTCTGGTGGCCTTGCTACCGTTCAAGAGCCTGCTTCTCCGGAGCATCCCGAGCAGACAGATTCAGTGATCACAGACGATCAACAACTCCCCAGCCCACCGAACGAGTCTCAACATCCGCCTTCAATTGTTGTGTCGGAGCAAGGCGATCCATTATCACAAGATCCCTCGATTGACGGCTCTCCTCACAAATCAACTGATTTGTCGGATTGA